A single Pedobacter sp. PACM 27299 DNA region contains:
- the tsaD gene encoding tRNA (adenosine(37)-N6)-threonylcarbamoyltransferase complex transferase subunit TsaD, which yields MPIILAIESSCDETSVAICNNGKITANVIANQTIHENYGGVIPELASRVHQQNIVPVIQQALINANVDKKELNAVAFTRGPGLLGSLLVGVSFAKSFALALNLPLIAVNHMHAHILAHFIDDPKPAFPFLCLTVSGGHTQIVLVKDYFDMEIVGETLDDAAGEAFDKTAKILNLPYPGGPLIDRHAKSGNPLAFKFPEPQIKELDFSFSGLKTSILYFIRKQEKENPDFISEHLDDICASVQYSIVHILLNKLKKAAQQYGIKEIAIAGGVSANSGLRDGLEKTAMDLGWNVYIPAFEYCTDNAAMIAIAGYQKYLNADFVGQDTAPLSRMNF from the coding sequence GTGCCAATAATCCTCGCTATAGAATCTTCTTGTGATGAAACTTCGGTTGCTATTTGTAACAACGGCAAAATTACTGCCAATGTTATTGCAAACCAAACAATTCATGAAAATTATGGTGGTGTAATCCCTGAACTTGCTTCAAGGGTGCATCAACAAAATATTGTCCCTGTTATACAGCAAGCCTTAATTAATGCTAATGTAGACAAAAAGGAGCTAAATGCTGTCGCTTTTACCCGTGGACCTGGCTTATTAGGCTCATTATTAGTCGGAGTTTCATTTGCTAAATCGTTCGCTTTGGCGTTAAATTTACCACTAATTGCCGTAAATCATATGCATGCACATATTTTGGCTCACTTTATTGATGATCCAAAACCTGCTTTTCCTTTTTTATGTCTGACAGTTTCTGGCGGTCACACTCAGATTGTGTTGGTAAAGGATTATTTTGATATGGAAATTGTGGGGGAGACACTTGATGATGCCGCAGGAGAAGCGTTTGATAAAACTGCAAAAATTTTAAACCTTCCATATCCTGGTGGACCATTGATTGATCGGCATGCGAAATCAGGAAATCCTCTGGCATTTAAATTTCCAGAACCTCAGATTAAAGAGCTGGATTTTAGTTTTAGCGGTTTAAAAACGTCTATCTTATATTTCATCCGAAAGCAAGAAAAGGAAAACCCTGACTTTATATCGGAACATTTAGATGATATTTGCGCTTCAGTTCAATATAGTATTGTTCATATTTTGTTGAACAAATTGAAGAAGGCTGCTCAACAATATGGAATTAAGGAAATTGCAATTGCTGGTGGGGTTTCTGCAAATAGTGGCTTACGTGATGGATTGGAAAAAACAGCTATGGACTTAGGTTGGAATGTTTATATTCCAGCTTTCGAATATTGCACGGATAATGCAGCAATGATTGCTATTGCGGGTTATCAGAAATACTTAAATGCGGATTTTGTGGGACAGGATACTGCGCCATTATCCAGAATGAATTTTTAA
- the recA gene encoding recombinase RecA, protein MSVNADKLKALQLTLDKLEKSYGKGTVMKLGDNAVEPIESISTGSISLDIALGIGGVPKGRVIEIYGPESSGKTTLATHIIAEAQKKGGIAAFIDAEHAFDKNYAKKLGVDVDNLLISQPDNGEQALEIADNLIRSGAIDVIVIDSVAALVPKAEIEGEMGDSKMGLQARLMSQALRKLTGTIAKTGCCCIFINQLREKIGVMFGNPETTTGGNALKFYASVRLDIRRTSQIKDSDEVSGNRVKVKIVKNKVAPPFRIAEFDIMFGEGISKVGEIIDLGVDFNIIKKAGSWFSYGETKLGQGRDAVKQLLLDNPELSEEIEAKIRAEVTGDKLEELPAQA, encoded by the coding sequence ATGAGCGTAAACGCAGACAAATTAAAAGCATTACAACTTACTTTAGATAAGTTAGAGAAGTCTTATGGTAAGGGTACCGTAATGAAATTAGGCGACAATGCTGTAGAGCCTATTGAATCTATTTCCACAGGATCTATCAGTTTAGACATTGCTTTAGGCATTGGTGGTGTTCCAAAAGGAAGAGTAATAGAAATATACGGTCCTGAATCGTCTGGTAAAACAACTTTAGCAACGCATATTATTGCAGAAGCGCAGAAAAAGGGTGGAATTGCAGCTTTTATCGATGCAGAACATGCATTTGATAAAAATTATGCAAAGAAATTAGGCGTTGATGTAGATAACCTATTGATTTCTCAACCAGACAATGGCGAGCAGGCTTTAGAGATCGCTGATAACCTGATCAGATCAGGAGCTATTGATGTCATTGTAATTGACTCTGTTGCGGCATTGGTACCAAAGGCAGAGATTGAAGGCGAAATGGGTGATTCTAAAATGGGATTACAAGCACGTTTAATGTCACAGGCATTGCGTAAACTAACCGGAACGATTGCAAAAACAGGATGTTGCTGTATTTTCATCAACCAATTACGTGAAAAAATTGGTGTGATGTTCGGTAACCCGGAAACTACTACTGGTGGTAATGCATTAAAATTCTATGCATCAGTACGTTTAGATATCCGTAGAACTTCTCAAATTAAAGATTCTGATGAAGTTTCTGGAAATAGAGTAAAAGTAAAAATTGTAAAAAATAAAGTTGCTCCGCCTTTCAGGATTGCTGAATTCGACATTATGTTCGGAGAAGGTATTTCTAAAGTAGGTGAAATTATCGACTTAGGTGTTGATTTTAATATCATTAAAAAAGCAGGTTCTTGGTTCTCCTATGGAGAAACGAAACTTGGTCAGGGAAGAGATGCGGTAAAACAATTGTTATTGGATAACCCTGAATTATCTGAAGAAATTGAAGCAAAAATCAGAGCAGAAGTAACCGGTGATAAACTGGAAGAACTTCCTGCACAAGCATAA
- the nth gene encoding endonuclease III, translated as MLKKDRYKLFVEHFAAKQPDAETELHYNNPYQLLVAVILSAQCTDKRINQVTPALFQRFPNAKALSEVTPDIVFDYIRSVSYPNNKAKHLVGMAQMLLNDFNNVVPSDIDQLQKMPGVGRKTANVIASVIYNAPAMAVDTHVYRVSRRIGLSAGKTPLAVEKDLVKHLPEHTIHVAHHWLILHGRYVCLARSPKCSICEITNICKYFQQNNKKTKIISDTLA; from the coding sequence ATGCTCAAAAAAGACCGGTACAAACTTTTTGTCGAACACTTTGCAGCCAAACAGCCAGATGCTGAAACGGAATTGCATTACAATAATCCATACCAATTATTAGTGGCCGTAATTCTTTCTGCTCAATGCACGGATAAACGAATCAATCAGGTAACACCTGCACTTTTTCAACGTTTTCCAAATGCAAAAGCCTTGTCTGAGGTTACTCCAGATATCGTTTTTGATTACATTAGAAGTGTGAGTTACCCGAATAACAAGGCAAAACACCTGGTAGGAATGGCCCAAATGTTATTAAATGATTTTAATAATGTGGTTCCTTCTGATATTGACCAATTACAAAAGATGCCGGGTGTAGGTCGAAAAACGGCAAACGTAATCGCATCTGTCATTTACAATGCTCCTGCAATGGCTGTAGATACCCATGTGTATAGAGTTTCCAGGAGAATCGGCCTCTCAGCAGGAAAAACGCCGCTCGCTGTAGAAAAAGACCTGGTAAAGCACCTACCTGAGCACACCATTCATGTGGCTCACCACTGGCTAATTTTACATGGAAGGTATGTTTGCCTGGCCAGATCCCCGAAATGCAGCATTTGTGAGATCACCAATATTTGTAAATATTTTCAACAAAATAATAAAAAAACTAAAATAATTAGCGACACACTGGCTTGA